From one Solidesulfovibrio carbinoliphilus subsp. oakridgensis genomic stretch:
- a CDS encoding bifunctional serine/threonine-protein kinase/formylglycine-generating enzyme family protein: MADDEKKPLFEEGTVINDKWTILDHIATGGKGEVYLAKQRDLERRVALKIMSRAFLESLADDEAEVAVELERFRREVQVMARLRHPNILQVFDYDQVDIDGSPLNYLVMEYVPGPTLTQTMPEEGLGSDEATLKSWIREYFLPVCNGMEAVHAQGVIHRDLKPANVLIDDGTPKIADFGLAGGNVRDCVTQDHHIIGTLPYMAEEQFLDLNLADIRADVFSLGRVLFEAVAGKKALKKAKPFETVGLENPVTDFQKRLDRIIRQATAKKVAKRLPSIRSLRQTLEDLVVEAPVKETRQAAPHRTAWFVSAVVLAVLFGGGLLYHFLWQMPSRQIGQEAVNTEMTAPSSTPPAAPQSPSTAEAPAGHHPGEAAPQPPLAPGETPPPRFSGRNGSTFLMVPGGEISPGVDGAPDTVLVPSFYMQETQITNHQFVMFLNLVRDRVTIKEGAVSGEDGIWLLLGEISPWYEPITYRQGMFVMDPATAMNPVVRVSAKGARAFADFYGSRLPTVAEWRLAQRLGEDVGKTNSLAPSRVPFVLAQGMEMDGWWQERTPPKQKQVKPAVPTKPKQVKPAIPERKLFSVADAPANRLGIRGLGTNINEWTTMVIGTETHYFVTGGPPTDASLIEPLKRQSWEGFADVGFRTVIPMPQPQSSL, from the coding sequence ATGGCTGATGACGAAAAAAAGCCTCTGTTTGAGGAAGGGACCGTCATTAACGACAAGTGGACGATCTTGGATCATATTGCCACTGGCGGCAAGGGCGAGGTCTACCTAGCTAAGCAGCGGGACCTGGAGCGGCGGGTGGCCTTGAAAATCATGTCCCGGGCGTTTCTGGAAAGCTTGGCGGACGACGAGGCGGAGGTGGCGGTTGAGCTGGAACGGTTTCGACGGGAAGTACAGGTCATGGCCCGACTGCGCCACCCCAATATCCTCCAGGTGTTCGACTACGATCAAGTGGATATCGACGGTTCTCCTCTGAATTATCTCGTCATGGAATACGTGCCAGGCCCGACCCTGACCCAGACCATGCCCGAAGAGGGTTTGGGGAGCGACGAAGCGACTCTCAAGAGCTGGATACGAGAATATTTCCTGCCCGTCTGCAACGGCATGGAGGCTGTACACGCCCAGGGCGTCATCCACCGCGACCTCAAACCCGCCAACGTGCTCATCGACGATGGGACGCCCAAGATCGCCGACTTTGGACTGGCCGGGGGTAACGTGCGCGATTGCGTGACTCAAGACCACCACATCATCGGCACCTTGCCCTACATGGCCGAGGAGCAGTTCCTGGACTTGAACCTAGCCGACATCCGGGCCGACGTCTTCTCCCTGGGGCGGGTTCTGTTCGAAGCCGTGGCTGGGAAAAAGGCCCTGAAAAAAGCCAAGCCGTTCGAAACGGTGGGGTTGGAAAACCCGGTCACCGACTTCCAAAAGCGCCTGGATCGGATCATCCGGCAGGCCACCGCCAAAAAGGTGGCCAAGCGCCTGCCATCAATCCGAAGCCTGCGCCAGACCCTAGAAGATCTTGTGGTCGAAGCCCCGGTCAAAGAGACCCGCCAGGCCGCCCCACACCGCACCGCTTGGTTTGTCTCCGCCGTCGTCCTGGCCGTGCTTTTCGGAGGAGGGCTGCTCTACCATTTCCTGTGGCAAATGCCGTCACGGCAGATTGGACAGGAAGCGGTGAATACGGAAATGACCGCGCCGTCCTCTACGCCACCTGCCGCGCCGCAGTCGCCGTCAACGGCGGAGGCCCCGGCCGGTCATCATCCCGGCGAGGCCGCTCCCCAGCCCCCCCTGGCCCCGGGCGAGACGCCACCTCCACGTTTTTCAGGACGAAACGGCTCGACATTTCTCATGGTTCCGGGCGGCGAGATTTCCCCTGGGGTCGATGGAGCGCCGGATACGGTGCTTGTGCCGTCGTTTTATATGCAGGAAACCCAAATCACCAATCATCAGTTCGTCATGTTCTTGAATCTGGTGCGCGACCGCGTCACAATCAAGGAAGGGGCGGTTTCTGGTGAAGATGGAATATGGCTGCTGTTGGGGGAGATCTCCCCTTGGTATGAGCCTATCACCTATCGGCAGGGCATGTTCGTGATGGACCCGGCCACGGCCATGAACCCCGTGGTCAGGGTCTCCGCCAAGGGAGCACGGGCTTTTGCCGACTTCTACGGTTCCCGCCTGCCCACGGTGGCCGAGTGGCGGCTGGCTCAACGATTGGGGGAAGATGTTGGAAAGACCAATTCGCTCGCACCGTCCCGAGTCCCTTTTGTGCTTGCTCAGGGCATGGAAATGGACGGATGGTGGCAGGAAAGAACCCCGCCCAAACAGAAACAGGTCAAACCAGCTGTTCCGACTAAACCGAAGCAAGTCAAACCGGCCATCCCGGAACGCAAGCTTTTTTCAGTGGCCGACGCACCGGCCAACCGGCTTGGCATCCGGGGGCTTGGGACAAATATCAACGAGTGGACCACCATGGTGATCGGTACAGAGACGCATTACTTTGTCACCGGCGGCCCGCCGACCGACGCATCCTTAATTGAACCGCTCAAGCGTCAGTCCTGGGAAGGCTTTGCTGACGTGGGATTTCGCACGGTCATCCCCATGCCCCAGCCCCAATCCTCATTGTAA
- a CDS encoding ATP-binding protein encodes MNLKAIMIVGSIVVVTALHYGVAPSHPALHLLHRELYFIPILLAGFWFGLRVALLTSLAITVLYLPPILSGKMLHDTPATVIAQLIMFNVVALLMGLLEDRRAREQERLLGAEKMALLGRAAAAIGLEVKDVVVALRRLVREGGGFRNPGVEPDVQCEIDRLDHLLYALVRVIPSHQVPAISLDINDLVTASAARLESVAHKVGVKLMVENDPAGCRTRAVSEEFGGIIDALVKNAVEASPAGGIVTIATGRQGQFCLITVRDKGQGIPPEHIDKIFMPFFSTKPRGHGLTLASTKKFLKDIGGDITVESEPGKGAAFHLHIPRERAGDEPLMGFGA; translated from the coding sequence ATGAACCTGAAGGCAATCATGATCGTGGGATCAATCGTCGTGGTCACGGCCCTGCACTACGGCGTCGCGCCCAGCCATCCCGCCTTGCATCTGCTGCACCGTGAGCTCTACTTCATCCCCATCCTGCTGGCCGGGTTTTGGTTCGGCCTGCGCGTGGCCTTGCTCACCTCCCTGGCCATTACCGTGCTCTATCTGCCGCCAATTTTATCCGGGAAGATGCTCCACGACACGCCCGCCACCGTGATTGCCCAACTTATCATGTTCAATGTGGTGGCCCTGCTCATGGGGCTGTTGGAGGATCGCCGGGCTAGGGAGCAGGAGCGGCTGCTTGGAGCCGAAAAAATGGCCCTCCTCGGCCGGGCCGCCGCTGCCATCGGCCTGGAAGTCAAGGATGTCGTCGTGGCATTGCGTCGCTTGGTGCGTGAGGGGGGCGGGTTCCGCAATCCCGGCGTGGAACCCGACGTCCAGTGCGAAATCGACCGCCTAGATCATCTCCTGTACGCTCTGGTGCGCGTTATCCCATCCCATCAAGTTCCTGCCATATCACTCGACATCAACGACCTGGTGACCGCCAGTGCCGCCCGCCTTGAGAGTGTGGCTCACAAGGTCGGGGTCAAGTTGATGGTGGAAAACGATCCGGCGGGTTGCCGCACCAGAGCCGTATCCGAAGAGTTCGGCGGCATCATCGACGCTTTGGTGAAAAATGCCGTGGAGGCCTCGCCAGCCGGGGGCATCGTCACCATCGCAACCGGGCGTCAGGGCCAATTTTGCCTGATCACGGTACGCGACAAAGGGCAGGGTATCCCGCCGGAACACATAGATAAAATTTTCATGCCTTTTTTTAGCACAAAGCCACGCGGCCATGGTTTGACCTTGGCTTCGACCAAAAAGTTCCTCAAGGATATCGGTGGAGACATAACCGTGGAGAGCGAGCCTGGCAAGGGCGCGGCCTTCCACTTGCATATACCCAGGGAGCGCGCAGGCGACGAACCCCTCATGGGGTTTGGGGCCTAG
- a CDS encoding DUF5710 domain-containing protein has protein sequence MAEKTKLTAEERLKKIEQKRAKLAEEAAKIRKEARKKEANVKMKLGGLVWKAGLQDQPDNVILGILVAGFEKLEAERDSFEDIGRKKFEHDAKAKAEMKTKSQEEESENSGHGSAGVKNHLATPAAVRFYLNVPIEEKDAAKALGARWDGEHKKWWCHPADKEKFIKWWPAGA, from the coding sequence ATGGCTGAAAAAACGAAGCTGACGGCCGAGGAACGGCTTAAAAAAATTGAGCAGAAGCGCGCCAAGCTGGCAGAGGAAGCCGCCAAAATAAGAAAAGAGGCCAGGAAAAAAGAGGCCAACGTCAAAATGAAACTTGGTGGACTCGTCTGGAAAGCCGGCTTGCAGGATCAGCCGGATAACGTGATTCTCGGCATCCTAGTCGCCGGGTTTGAAAAGCTCGAAGCGGAGCGTGACTCTTTCGAAGATATTGGCCGAAAAAAGTTTGAGCATGATGCCAAGGCTAAGGCGGAAATGAAGACGAAGTCCCAGGAAGAAGAATCAGAAAATTCCGGTCATGGATCTGCTGGTGTCAAGAACCATCTGGCCACGCCTGCGGCTGTGAGGTTTTATCTCAACGTACCTATTGAGGAAAAAGACGCTGCCAAGGCTCTGGGCGCGAGATGGGACGGTGAGCACAAAAAATGGTGGTGCCATCCGGCCGACAAGGAAAAATTCATCAAGTGGTGGCCGGCGGGGGCGTAG
- a CDS encoding PP2C family protein-serine/threonine phosphatase, which yields MQAFGASDQGRVRRQNQDRFLVKEFPDGSMLLAVADGLGGQAGGDVAAQAVVDALARLEPDGGSSECLLALAVETAEHVIREKTLIDPRLEGMGSTATVAWVQDGFAVYAHLGDSRLYLWRKDILSQITTDHTFLQDFLDDGSITPEQAKTHPFRNILEKCVGCAGSEPDTGSIVLHEGDTLILCTDGLFKELQEADIATVMASNGTTQQMATTLLNQALAAGGRDNTTVIVMQSTPTSSNS from the coding sequence ATGCAAGCATTCGGGGCGAGCGATCAAGGTCGGGTCAGACGCCAAAACCAGGACCGATTCCTGGTCAAGGAATTCCCAGATGGCTCCATGCTTCTGGCCGTGGCCGACGGCCTTGGCGGCCAGGCTGGGGGCGATGTGGCAGCCCAGGCGGTTGTTGACGCCCTGGCCCGTCTGGAACCAGACGGCGGGTCGTCGGAATGCCTCTTGGCCTTGGCCGTGGAGACGGCTGAGCACGTTATCCGTGAGAAAACATTGATTGACCCGCGTTTGGAAGGCATGGGTTCCACTGCCACCGTGGCTTGGGTACAAGACGGCTTTGCCGTTTACGCCCATCTCGGCGATAGCCGCCTCTATCTGTGGCGAAAGGACATCCTCTCTCAGATTACCACCGATCACACTTTTCTTCAGGATTTTTTGGATGACGGCAGTATCACCCCGGAACAAGCCAAAACACATCCTTTCCGGAATATACTGGAAAAGTGCGTTGGTTGCGCCGGGTCTGAGCCTGACACTGGGAGCATTGTCCTGCATGAGGGTGACACTCTCATTTTGTGCACAGACGGATTGTTCAAGGAGTTGCAAGAGGCGGACATCGCCACTGTCATGGCCTCGAACGGAACGACGCAGCAAATGGCGACCACATTACTCAATCAGGCCCTGGCGGCTGGTGGCCGAGACAACACCACCGTTATCGTGATGCAATCGACTCCGACATCCAGCAACAGCTGA
- a CDS encoding universal stress protein — MISLKKSYKFAIVALLVLIIAFFDYATALHLSKIDIVYRELYFIPILIGAYWFGKKGGIFTSLASSAVYLPCAMLGTPLGSATYFSNMLEIVFFNAAGYFVGTYYDLRRSQFTLASSDYEEELPKPSKNILFSIYSAENTVRAARYLADNFSHQSTTTITMVGLIRVQSQDIFATKQEFNVAFEKSNTEMSILVERVKTILLQGGVSETNIRERTITVEGKTMAKEILEEQHRGHYDMIIVGCTKMPKAQELLFGNTNVALVREAPCPVLIVC; from the coding sequence ATGATTTCTTTAAAAAAGTCTTATAAATTTGCGATTGTTGCGCTCTTGGTCTTAATCATAGCTTTTTTCGATTACGCCACCGCACTACATCTATCTAAAATTGATATTGTATATCGTGAATTGTATTTTATTCCAATACTCATTGGAGCGTATTGGTTCGGAAAAAAGGGAGGAATATTCACGTCTCTCGCTTCATCGGCCGTGTACCTCCCGTGCGCCATGCTGGGAACTCCTTTGGGCAGCGCCACCTATTTTAGCAATATGCTGGAAATAGTTTTCTTCAATGCGGCTGGATATTTTGTCGGTACTTACTACGATCTTCGAAGATCACAGTTCACCTTGGCTTCAAGCGACTATGAGGAAGAGCTACCCAAACCAAGCAAGAACATACTCTTCAGCATTTATAGCGCAGAAAATACAGTTAGAGCAGCTCGCTATTTGGCCGACAACTTTTCGCATCAAAGCACAACAACCATCACAATGGTGGGACTCATAAGAGTTCAATCGCAAGATATTTTTGCTACAAAACAAGAATTCAATGTGGCATTTGAAAAATCAAACACCGAAATGAGCATCCTAGTGGAACGCGTCAAAACTATCTTGCTTCAGGGAGGAGTATCCGAAACGAACATTCGAGAACGAACGATAACTGTCGAAGGAAAGACCATGGCAAAAGAAATCTTGGAAGAGCAGCATCGTGGCCATTACGACATGATCATCGTAGGATGCACAAAGATGCCCAAAGCTCAAGAACTTCTTTTTGGAAACACGAATGTTGCTCTTGTTCGGGAAGCACCATGCCCTGTGCTTATTGTTTGTTGA
- a CDS encoding Fic family protein, translating to MIKTDSIRITPEFLAIIAECDEFKGAWRALGALAPERLNALRHVATIESIGSSTRIEGAKLSDREVERLLSDLKINSFITRDEQEVAGYAETMGTIFEVWPHIPLTENHIKQLHRDLLRHSEKDDRHRGGYKTLPNSVVAFDETGQQIGIIFETASPFDTPRLMAELVEWYIEARETRRLHPLLLIAVFVVVFLEIHPFQDGNGRLSRILTTLLLLQAGYTYVPYSSLESVIENSKEAYYLALRQTQGTIRTDTPNWQPWILFFLQALAQQKRRLAAKVEREKITLATLPELAAQIIEQARQHGRVTIGEMAKVTGASRNTLKVHFRRLVEQGHLTRYGTGKGSWYALP from the coding sequence ATGATCAAAACAGACAGCATCCGCATCACGCCGGAGTTTTTGGCGATAATCGCAGAATGTGACGAGTTTAAGGGCGCTTGGCGTGCCCTTGGCGCGTTGGCTCCCGAACGCCTGAACGCCCTGCGTCATGTCGCCACGATTGAAAGCATCGGGTCATCAACCCGGATTGAAGGGGCCAAGCTGTCTGACCGTGAGGTTGAACGCCTTCTTTCCGACCTTAAAATCAACTCTTTTATCACGCGTGACGAACAGGAAGTGGCCGGTTATGCGGAAACAATGGGAACGATCTTTGAGGTATGGCCCCACATTCCGCTCACTGAGAACCATATCAAGCAGCTTCACCGCGACCTTCTGCGCCACAGCGAAAAGGACGACCGCCACCGTGGGGGATATAAAACACTCCCGAACAGTGTCGTCGCGTTTGACGAGACAGGCCAGCAAATCGGCATCATCTTTGAGACAGCTTCGCCATTCGATACGCCAAGGCTAATGGCTGAGCTTGTCGAGTGGTATATCGAGGCCCGAGAAACGAGACGACTACATCCGCTTTTGCTGATTGCCGTATTTGTGGTTGTTTTTTTAGAAATTCACCCATTCCAAGACGGCAACGGTCGTTTGAGCCGTATTTTGACAACCCTTCTCTTGTTGCAGGCGGGCTATACTTATGTCCCTTATAGCTCTTTGGAAAGCGTCATAGAAAACAGCAAGGAGGCCTATTATCTTGCATTGCGCCAAACACAGGGGACGATCCGCACCGATACGCCGAACTGGCAACCTTGGATTTTGTTTTTTCTTCAAGCCCTAGCGCAACAAAAACGACGTCTAGCGGCTAAGGTGGAGCGAGAAAAAATCACGCTCGCGACGTTGCCAGAACTTGCGGCACAGATCATCGAGCAAGCGCGGCAACATGGGCGCGTTACGATTGGCGAAATGGCCAAAGTGACGGGGGCTAGTCGTAACACGCTAAAGGTGCATTTCCGGCGACTTGTTGAACAAGGGCATTTAACGCGTTATGGGACCGGGAAGGGCTCTTGGTATGCCCTCCCATAG
- a CDS encoding ParA family protein, translating to MSVIIACSNNKGGSGKTCCSVTLAHALANRGKRVLVCDLDTQCNATSLLLRIGDTPRNSLYELLSGTAETADCIYPSKYEMVDVLPNVEEVAAMEFDLIKEADLKLPLLRDRLRPHADAKYDFVFLDCPPNLGFWTMSALISANLVISPTVSGSGFSLDGLLRTIKLIKEIQQDTNPGLRFFRLLINNVDRRTTMGKVTMAQLADKLGSEMIFSTTIPASAQFQQAEHLRETVLRQNTKGPGAKAYRALAQEVLDLVGG from the coding sequence ATGAGTGTGATCATCGCTTGCTCAAATAACAAGGGAGGGTCAGGGAAAACGTGCTGTTCCGTTACTCTAGCCCATGCACTCGCCAATCGGGGGAAAAGGGTACTCGTCTGCGACCTTGATACTCAATGCAACGCCACGTCTCTCCTGCTTCGGATAGGGGATACTCCACGAAATAGCCTCTACGAACTACTTTCGGGCACAGCCGAAACAGCCGACTGCATCTATCCATCGAAGTATGAAATGGTCGATGTCCTCCCCAATGTGGAGGAGGTCGCGGCTATGGAGTTCGACTTGATTAAGGAAGCTGACCTAAAGCTTCCATTACTACGCGATAGATTGCGTCCGCACGCCGACGCAAAGTACGACTTTGTCTTTCTGGACTGCCCACCCAACTTGGGGTTCTGGACCATGTCTGCCCTCATATCGGCCAATTTAGTCATCTCACCTACGGTTTCTGGGTCAGGTTTCTCACTGGATGGACTTCTGCGAACCATTAAATTGATCAAAGAGATTCAGCAGGACACAAACCCAGGCCTACGATTCTTCCGACTCCTCATCAACAATGTGGACCGCAGAACAACCATGGGGAAGGTCACTATGGCGCAACTGGCTGACAAGCTAGGATCAGAAATGATCTTCTCCACTACCATCCCAGCAAGCGCTCAATTCCAACAGGCCGAACACCTACGGGAGACGGTCTTGCGCCAGAACACTAAGGGACCTGGGGCAAAGGCGTATCGTGCTTTGGCCCAAGAGGTCTTGGATTTGGTCGGAGGCTGA